In Anas platyrhynchos isolate ZD024472 breed Pekin duck chromosome 7, IASCAAS_PekinDuck_T2T, whole genome shotgun sequence, one genomic interval encodes:
- the DNAJC10 gene encoding dnaJ homolog subfamily C member 10, with translation MEFVLSKGDHTRYLRFLLLVLVCAIVLVCTDQDYYSLLGVSKEASSREIRQAFKKLALKLHPDKNQNDPNAHENFLKINRAYEVLKDEDLRKKYDKYGEKGLEDQQQGGRYESWHFYRYDFGIYDDDPEIITLDRGEFDAAVNSGELWFVNFYSPRCSHCHDLAPTWREFAKEMDGVIRIGAVNCGDNRMLCRIKGINSYPSLYVFKTGMQPVKYYGDRSKESLKNFAMQYVTSTVTELWAGNFVNAIETSFASGLGWLITFCAERGDCLSYQTRLKLAGMLEGLVNVGWMDCGTQGELCDNLDISSSTTAYFPPGATINNKEKGGVLFLNSLDAREIYQEVMKHLPDFEIISAASLEDRLAHHRWLIFFQFGENDKSSVQEFKKLKFLLKDEHIQVGKFDCLSSPTICNKLYVYQPCLAVFKGKGIEDYEIHHGKKILYDIVAFAKESVNSHVITLGPQNFPGKEKEPWLVDFFAPWCPPCRALLPELRKASKHLYGQLKFGTLDCTVHEGLCNMHNIRAYPTTVVFNQSDVHEYEGHHSAEQILEFIEDLRNPSVISLTPETFVELVDRRKREEIWMVDFYAPWCGPCQALMPEWKKMARMLNGLISVGSVDCQKYYSFCHQQSVQGYPEIRLFPQKSKTTHQYYSYNGWHRDSYSLRGWALGYLPQVSVDLTPQSFTEKVLNGKDHWVIDFYAPWCGPCQNFAPEFEILARAVKGKVKAGKVDCQAYGQTCRSADIRAYPTVKFYPYQGMKKSVLGEYIDSRDAKGIADILNEKVEAIEDKGKRKSRNKDEL, from the exons ATGGAGTTTGTATTGTCCAAAGGAGATCATACCAGATACTTGAGATTTTTACTGTTAGTTTTAGTATGTGCAATAGTTCTTGTGTGCACTGATCAGGACTACTATAGTTTACTTGGAGTATCCAAAGAAGCAAGCAGTAGAGAAATAAGACAAGCATTCAAAAAACTGGCATTAAAGTTACACCCTGATAAAAATCAG AATGATCCAAATGCACATGaaaattttttgaaaataaatagagCCTACGAAGTACTTAAAGATGAAGATCTACGGAAGAAGTATGATAAATATGGAGAGAAAGGCCTTGAAGATCAGCAGCAAGGAGGTCGTTATGAAAGCTGGCACTTCTATCGTTATGATTTTG GTATTTATGATGATGATCCTGAAATTATAACATTGGATCGAGGAGAATTTG ATGCTGCTGTTAACTCTGGAGAGTTGTGGTTTGTGAATTTTTATTCTCCTCGGTGTTCCCACTGCCATGATTTAGCACCTACG tggaGGGAGTTTGCTAAAGAAATGGATGGAGTAATACGCATTGGAGCTGTCAACTGTGGAGATAATAGAATGCTTTGTCGAATTAAAGGGATTAACAGTTATCCAAGTCTGTATGTTTTCAAAACTGGAATG CAACCTGTGAAATACTATGGAGACAGGTCAAAAGAAAGCTTAAAGAACTTTGCTATGCAATATGTTACAAGCACAGTCACAGAGTTATGGGCAG gaaactTTGTTAATGCCATTGAAACCTCATTTGCTTCTGGCCTCGGTTGGTTGATCACCTTCTGTGCTGAACGTGGGG ATTGCTTGAGTTACCAAACACGTCTTAAGCTTGCTGGCATGTTG GAAGGCCTTGTTAATGTAGGCTGGATGGACTGTGGCACTCAGGGTGAGCTTTGTGATAATTTAGATATCTCATCTAGTACTACAGCATACTTTCCACCTGGAGCCACCATAAATAACAAAGAGAAAGGAGGTGTTTTG TTTCTTAACTCCTTGGATGCCAGAGAAATATATCAGGAAGTAATGAAGCATCTGCCTGactttgaaattatttctgCAGCATCATTAGag GACCGTCTAGCTCATCACAGATGgctaattttcttccagtttgggGAAAATGACAAATCAAGTGTACAGGAATTTAAGAAACTTAAATTTTTACTTAAAGATGAACATATTCAG GTTGGCAAGTTTGACTGTCTTTCCTCACCAACCATCTGCAACAAACTATATGTCTATCAGCCATGTCTAGCAGtcttcaaaggaaaaggaattgAAGATTATGAAATTCATCATG GAAAGAAGATCTTATATGACATCGTTGCATTTGCCAAAGAAAGTGTCAACTCTCATGTTATCACACTGGGACCTCAGAACTTTCCTGGCAAAGAGAAGGAGCCATGGCTTGTGGATTTCTTTGCAcca tgGTGTCCTCCTTGTCGAGCTTTGTTACCAGAGCTGAGAAAAGCATCAAAACATCTTTATGGTCAGCTTAAATTTGGAACGCTAGACTGTACTGTCCATGAAGGGCTTTGCAACATG CATAATATTCGAGCTTATCCAACAACAGTTGTGTTCAATCAGTCTGATGTTCATGAATATGAAGGACATCACTCCGCTGAACAGATCTTGGAGTTTATAGAG GACCTTAGGAATCCATCAGTGATCTCCCTAACACCAGAGACTTTTGTTGAATTAGTTGATAGAAGAAAACGAGAGGAAATCTGGATGGTTGATTTCTATGCTCCATGGTGTGGACCTTGTCAAGCTTTAATgccagaatggaaaaaaatggccAGG ATGTTAAATGGATTAATCAGTGTAGGTAGTGTGGACTGTCAAAAATACTATTCTTTCTGTCACCAACAAAGTGTCCAGGGATATCCTGAAATAAGACTCTTTCCTCAAAAATCAAAGACTACTCATCAATATTA tAGCTACAATGGATGGCATAGAGATTCGTATTCACTGAGAGGCTGGGCATTAGG ATATTTACCACAAGTGTCTGTAGACCTGACTCCTCAGAGTTTCACAGAAAAGGTTCTGAATGGGAAAGATCACTGGGTCATTGATTTTTACGCTCCTTGGTGCGGACCTTGCCAAAATTTTGCTCCTGAATTTGAGATCCTTGCAAGG gctgttaaaggaaaagtaaaagctGGAAAAGTAGACTGTCAAGCATATGGTCAGACCTGTCGAAGTGCTGATATCAGAGCCTACCCTACTGTTAAGTTCTACCCCTACCAAGGAATGAAG aaaagtgttCTTGGGGAATATATAGACAGCAGAGATGCAAAAGGTATTGCTGacattttgaatgaaaaagTAGAAGCAATTgaagataaaggaaaaagaaaatctagaaATAAG GATGAACTCTAA